The Chryseobacterium sp. 52 genome includes a region encoding these proteins:
- a CDS encoding MFS transporter codes for MNSKTVKIIVVFLLAFLTGLNFVIFPALGTAFTDSSLFGLSSSQFGNLFIPQVICIIISCLGAPFLVNKWGPKVILTVGLLLMIVSTGILWMLQYWMHERSLLFPILMVLVAFTGSGFGLSITTLNPLAASFFEDQKSSAILILQFLVGLGTSMSPLMMTLIGNVKNWMYVPGCVFIVITLAFILFLFLKLEKGAFFELPGHFKIPSKLWIFFVAIILYGFVEGTFGSFGGIILKNQGLDNNKASLGLSLFWGGIALNRLLFGIFSKKNDLSYLFLASPLLVAILLFFLMRYADVSLILLMMFFIGFFMGSIFPGSIGWGTVEFPTLSVLVSGLLMAANQIGTGIITNVLGNFSNKTTAVFQCLILCLIIICLLLFYLKKNSKIKEAF; via the coding sequence ATGAACTCTAAAACAGTCAAAATCATAGTTGTATTTTTATTAGCCTTTTTGACCGGGCTCAATTTTGTGATATTTCCGGCGTTGGGAACTGCTTTTACAGATTCTTCGCTCTTTGGGCTTTCTTCCTCACAGTTTGGGAACTTATTCATTCCTCAGGTGATCTGTATCATCATCTCCTGCCTGGGAGCTCCTTTTTTGGTCAACAAATGGGGCCCGAAAGTTATTTTGACTGTTGGATTATTATTAATGATTGTATCAACCGGGATTTTGTGGATGCTTCAGTATTGGATGCATGAACGATCCTTGTTATTTCCCATATTAATGGTTTTAGTGGCATTTACCGGATCCGGTTTTGGATTGTCCATTACCACTTTAAATCCCTTGGCTGCAAGCTTTTTTGAAGATCAAAAATCCTCTGCGATTCTAATCTTGCAGTTTTTAGTAGGATTGGGAACATCTATGTCCCCGTTAATGATGACCCTGATAGGCAATGTAAAAAACTGGATGTATGTTCCGGGATGTGTATTTATTGTAATTACCCTGGCCTTTATTCTGTTCTTATTTTTAAAATTGGAAAAAGGAGCATTTTTTGAACTTCCGGGACATTTCAAAATTCCTTCAAAACTGTGGATCTTTTTTGTCGCAATTATTCTGTATGGATTTGTTGAAGGAACTTTCGGGAGCTTTGGTGGAATTATACTTAAAAATCAGGGCCTGGACAATAATAAAGCAAGTCTCGGACTTTCCCTGTTTTGGGGCGGTATCGCTTTAAACCGTTTACTTTTTGGAATTTTTTCGAAAAAAAATGACCTGTCTTATCTGTTTCTAGCCTCACCTTTACTGGTCGCCATATTGTTGTTTTTCCTGATGAGGTATGCTGATGTAAGTCTCATTTTACTCATGATGTTTTTTATTGGCTTCTTTATGGGAAGTATATTCCCTGGATCTATCGGCTGGGGAACGGTTGAATTTCCCACACTTTCAGTATTGGTTTCCGGATTATTAATGGCGGCCAATCAAATAGGAACAGGCATTATTACTAATGTTTTGGGAAACTTTTCCAATAAAACTACTGCCGTTTTTCAATGCTTAATTCTTTGCCTTATAATCATATGTCTTTTACTTTTCTATCTGAAAAAGAACTCTAAAATAAAAGAAGCTTTTTAA